A single region of the Corticium candelabrum chromosome 15, ooCorCand1.1, whole genome shotgun sequence genome encodes:
- the LOC134191209 gene encoding transmembrane protein 115-like isoform X1, producing the protein MAQRGAAMVVTKQIFQTINRVSLAVKVICAFLVVFYVASFVPSVTSFLSVNPSTSLPPHFRLWTFLTAPLLETHWWNVVLDIILTAMAAQMLEPLWTSKELLVFVTIVGVASSVLTAFLFVLLYIPLRRDVFLFSSFHGFMSVLAGYSVAFKQIMPDHNVLPTSSSSLKSFQLKSQMLPIVIVAISTAASLYGVTSVAFVPLVGWGIVVSWIYLRFYQKRRHSDSRGDHSDTFAFATFFPEPLQPAVNSMSSPVYNLLSRTKLCPKRTRTVDITALSSVTINLPGVDKADAERRKQKALKALDERLSRAEPQADWPSLDNEASPQPKWSSLDNEAVNPADVDAGKSGLPVTELTQNMLNSVGETGRGVVDSSSKQSVHQDASSSGQ; encoded by the exons ATGGCGCAACGTGGTGCAGCAATGGTCGTCACG aaacAGATATTTCAGACGATAAATCGCGTGTCACTTGCTGTCAAGGTCATCTGCGCGTTTCTCGTCGTTTTTTACGTGGCGTCGTTCGTTCCGTCTGTTACAAGCTTTTTGTCGGTTAATCCTAGCAC ATCACTTCCACCTCACTTCAGACTATGGACGTTCCTTACTGCACCTTTACTGGAAACTCACTGGTGGAAT GTAGTTCTTGACATTATTCTCACTGCTATGGCTGCTCAAATGTTGGAGCCTTTATGGACGTCTAAGGAGTTGTTG GTATTTGTGACTATTGTTGGTGTGGCGTCGTCCGTTCTTACGGCGTTTCTGTTCGTGTTGCTGTACATTCCACTGAGAAGAGATGTCTTTCT CTTTTCTAGTTTCCACGGCTTTATGAGCGTTCTTGCGGGATATTCTGTGGCTTTCAAACAGATCATGCCCGATCATAATGTCCTAcccacatcatcatcatcactgaagTCATTCCAATTAAAATCCCAG ATGCTGCCGATTGTAATAGTTGCTATTTCTACTGCTGCGAGTCTGTACGGAGTGACGTCTGTGGCGTTTGTGCCACTTGTTGGTTGGGGTATCGTCGTGTCGTGGATCTATTTGAGATTCTATCAGAAACGGAGACATTCGGACAGTAGGGGCGATCACAGTGATACGTTTGCATTTGCGACTTTCTTTCCTGAGCCGCTTCA GCCTGCAGTCAACTCGATGTCGAGTCCAGTGTACAACTTGCTGTCAAGAACAAAACTTTGTCCAAAGCGAACTCGGACGGTCGACATCACTGCTCTCTCGTCAGTGACGATTAATCTCCCAGGGGTGGACAAGGCCGATGCCGAGCGAAGGAAGCAAAAGGCTCTGAAGGCCCTCGATGAACGACTGAGTCGGGCAGAACCTCAAGCGGACTGGCCTTCACTGGACAACGAAGCCTCACCCCAACCAAAGTGGTCATCTCTGGACAATGAGGCGGTTAACCCAGCTGACGTTGATGCAGGCAAATCAGGTCTACCTGTCACTGAGTTAACGCAGAATATGTTGAACAGTGTGGGGGAGACAGGAAGGGGAGTAGTCGACTCTAGTAGTAAACAGTCTGTACATCAGGATGCCTCCAGCAGCGGGCAATag
- the LOC134191209 gene encoding transmembrane protein 115-like isoform X2: MMSCDRSLPPHFRLWTFLTAPLLETHWWNVVLDIILTAMAAQMLEPLWTSKELLVFVTIVGVASSVLTAFLFVLLYIPLRRDVFLFSSFHGFMSVLAGYSVAFKQIMPDHNVLPTSSSSLKSFQLKSQMLPIVIVAISTAASLYGVTSVAFVPLVGWGIVVSWIYLRFYQKRRHSDSRGDHSDTFAFATFFPEPLQPAVNSMSSPVYNLLSRTKLCPKRTRTVDITALSSVTINLPGVDKADAERRKQKALKALDERLSRAEPQADWPSLDNEASPQPKWSSLDNEAVNPADVDAGKSGLPVTELTQNMLNSVGETGRGVVDSSSKQSVHQDASSSGQ; the protein is encoded by the exons ATGATGTCATGTGATAGATCACTTCCACCTCACTTCAGACTATGGACGTTCCTTACTGCACCTTTACTGGAAACTCACTGGTGGAAT GTAGTTCTTGACATTATTCTCACTGCTATGGCTGCTCAAATGTTGGAGCCTTTATGGACGTCTAAGGAGTTGTTG GTATTTGTGACTATTGTTGGTGTGGCGTCGTCCGTTCTTACGGCGTTTCTGTTCGTGTTGCTGTACATTCCACTGAGAAGAGATGTCTTTCT CTTTTCTAGTTTCCACGGCTTTATGAGCGTTCTTGCGGGATATTCTGTGGCTTTCAAACAGATCATGCCCGATCATAATGTCCTAcccacatcatcatcatcactgaagTCATTCCAATTAAAATCCCAG ATGCTGCCGATTGTAATAGTTGCTATTTCTACTGCTGCGAGTCTGTACGGAGTGACGTCTGTGGCGTTTGTGCCACTTGTTGGTTGGGGTATCGTCGTGTCGTGGATCTATTTGAGATTCTATCAGAAACGGAGACATTCGGACAGTAGGGGCGATCACAGTGATACGTTTGCATTTGCGACTTTCTTTCCTGAGCCGCTTCA GCCTGCAGTCAACTCGATGTCGAGTCCAGTGTACAACTTGCTGTCAAGAACAAAACTTTGTCCAAAGCGAACTCGGACGGTCGACATCACTGCTCTCTCGTCAGTGACGATTAATCTCCCAGGGGTGGACAAGGCCGATGCCGAGCGAAGGAAGCAAAAGGCTCTGAAGGCCCTCGATGAACGACTGAGTCGGGCAGAACCTCAAGCGGACTGGCCTTCACTGGACAACGAAGCCTCACCCCAACCAAAGTGGTCATCTCTGGACAATGAGGCGGTTAACCCAGCTGACGTTGATGCAGGCAAATCAGGTCTACCTGTCACTGAGTTAACGCAGAATATGTTGAACAGTGTGGGGGAGACAGGAAGGGGAGTAGTCGACTCTAGTAGTAAACAGTCTGTACATCAGGATGCCTCCAGCAGCGGGCAATag
- the LOC134191212 gene encoding uncharacterized protein LOC134191212: MKLLSGPSNGYREVLEQRLQDRPHKDEDTRKKNWDTLKDCIVTAAEEVLGKGRRKQPERFRESYDILIPLVEAKNRALQRALQSNTTVNQKEFKRQQRLMKRAVDKAKEDWICRVAKEAEVAVKDGHTSWDRIRRDYWRLMQGED, translated from the coding sequence ATGAAGTTGCTGTCAGGACCAAGCAATGGGTACCGCGAAGTGTTGGAACAACGTTTACAGGATAGACCACACAAGGATGAAGATACACGTAAGAAAAACTGGGACACTCTGAAGGATTGCATTGTAACCGCAGCTGAAGAAGTTTTAGGTAAAGGGAGAAGAAAACAACCAGAGAGGTTTCGAGAGAGCTATGACATCTTGATACCTTTAGTAGAAGCCAAGAACAGAGCACTCCAGAGAGCGCTACAATCTAACACGACGGTGAACCAAAAGGAATTCAAGAGACAACAGAGACTTATGAAGAGAGCAGTGGATAAGGCCAAAGAAGACTGGATATGTAGAGTTGCTAAAGAAGCCGAAGTTGCTGTGAAAGATGGTCATACAAGTTGGGACAGAATTAGGAGAGATTACTGGAGGCTCATGCAGGGAGAAGATTGA
- the LOC134191211 gene encoding ankyrin repeat domain-containing protein 45-like, with protein sequence MSLNLHEIVARGDVEVLKESIEDATDLLDCDAENRTVLDLAAILGRSECLSELIKLGAEVDRCTESGYTALHRAALWGHLDCVRALVQGGADITKKTRHNERAQDSAARYCHDECVRYLNQIEAWNVLKAYVEELRSVLTDTERIAGKWGKDDKSKTTAACNEKATWLDMNTEASSADVYKQMDLLKTFMQPIMAKLEPPDETKDN encoded by the exons ATGTCTCTGAATCTTCATGAGATAGTGGCGCGAGGCGACGTCGAGGTATTGAAAGAGTCGATTGAAGACGCAACCGACCTCTTGGATTGCGACGCCGAGAACAGGACGGTCTTGGATTTGGCGGCCATTTTGGGACGTTCTGAATGCCTCAGCGAGCTAATTAAGCTCGGAGCCGAAGTAGATCGTTGTACAGAGTCGG GGTATACTGCTCTACACAGGGCCGCGTTGTGGGGACATCTGGATTGTGTTAGAGCTCTGGTTCAAGGAGGAGCCGATATTACAAAGAAGACGCGGCACAACGAGAGGGCTCAAGACTCAGCCGCTCGATATTGTCACGATGAGTGTGTGCGATATCTCAATCAGATTG AAGCTTGGAATGTGTTGAAGGCATATGTTGAAGAGCTGAGGAGTGTGCTGACAGATACAGAAAGAATCGCTGGGAAATGGGGAAAGGATGACAAG tcCAAGACAACGGCTGCATGCAATGAGAAGGCAACGTGGCTTGACATGAACACGGAAGCTTCATCCGCCGACGTCTACAAGCAAATGGATCTGCTAAAGACATTCATGCAACCAATAATGGCCAAACTAGAGCCACCAGATGAAACGAAAGACAACTAG